In Necator americanus strain Aroian chromosome IV, whole genome shotgun sequence, the following proteins share a genomic window:
- a CDS encoding hypothetical protein (NECATOR_CHRIV.G14365.T1), with protein sequence MPLCLTFVDLKKAFDSFETEAVMEALDNQGVPTQYIKVLRELYSNFTTGIAPFYENIIIDVKKGVRQGDTISPKIFTATLKNTMRKLDWDDMGVKVDGWQLHHLRFADDIVLITPSISQAERMLTEFDETCGCIGLQLNLNKTMFMRNGWVSDAPLTLNGTNMSECTSYFYLGRKLNTMNDLTPELGRRRRAAWGAYKSIEDVVKKTRNTRLRAHLFNTTVLPALTYASETWAFRKQEENAVSVIERAIERVMLGVPRFRQVRDGIRNSLLRQRSKIRDAAAFAKESKIRWAGHVMRFNDNRWTRAVSDWFPAILSALQEDRRPDGQISSRSPSKKSMMLFVSHAKGGTTGLLWHATGTNGRITGVRSTSSKVNGSQGDQGDWAESSSAATFSTLRSVECTELMERGAATYVSCCAPTDAVEIATISDAVERNATTANCNDELF encoded by the coding sequence atgccgctctgtctcaccttcgtcgacttgaagaaggctttcgactcatTTGAGACGGAAGcagtcatggaagccttggacaatcaaggcgtccctactcagtacataaaggtacttcgagagttgtacagtaacttcacgaccggaattgcGCCATTCTAtgagaatatcatcattgacgtgaagaagggggttcgacagggtgacacaatctcacccaaaatattcacagccaccctcaaGAAcacaatgcgaaagttggattgggacgacatgggagtgaaggtcgacggttggcagctacaccatttgcgctttgctgatgacatcgtactgataacacctagcatcagccaagcggaacgaatgctgaccgaattcgacgaaacatgtggatgcatcggtcttcagctaaATCTaaacaagacgatgttcatgcggaacggatgggtctcggatgccccactcacgctcaacggaacgaacatgtccgaatgcaccagctacttTTATCTGGGTCGAAAACTGAACACGATGAACGActtgacccccgagctgggcaggaggagacgagcggcttggggagcgtataagagcatcgaggatgtagtgaagaagaccaggaacacccggctccgtgctcacctcttcaacaccaccgtacttcctgctttgacctatgcttcggaaacctgggcatttcgcaagcaggaagaaaacgcggtgagcgtcattgaacgcgcaattgagagagtgatgctaggagtaccCCGTTTCaggcaagtgagggacgggattcgaaattctctcctacgtcagcgatcgaagattagagacgccgccgcgtttgccaaggaaagtaaaataaggtgggccggacacgtgatgcgctttaacgacaaccgttggaccagagccgtgagcgactggtttcccgcgatattaagcgcactacaggaagaccgccgacctgatggtcagatttcttcacgaagtccttcaaagaaaagtatgatgctcttcgtgtcccacgcgaaaggaggaaccactgggctactctggcacgcgaccgggacaaatggaagaattactggagtccgctcgaccagttcgaaggtcaacgggagtcaaggtgatcaaggtgattggGCGGAAAGTTCTTCAGCTGCAACGTTCTCGACATTGCGAAGCGTAGAATGTACAGAACTTATGGAGCGCGGTGCAGCTACAtacgtaagctgctgcgctccaACCGACGCTGTGGAAATAGCGACGATAAGTGACGCGGTGGAGAGGAATGCTACCACTGCGAACTGCAATGATGAGCTCTTCTGA